One window of Candidatus Polarisedimenticolia bacterium genomic DNA carries:
- a CDS encoding NADH-quinone oxidoreductase subunit L, which translates to WVGIPKSLSFGVDLNGFEHYLAPVFGEASSPAHEAAGEAAGLEYGLMALVLAGVAAGIFFAYRFYVQRPEIAARLAGRFPVLARLLENKYYVDELYHAAVVRPYMALCRALHGFDVRVVDGLVNGSRHFTVGLSHVSRFFDQYAVDGLVNATAYATRGLSLAFRRLQTGLVQAYLSVFVFGIFLFVSLYLFWKR; encoded by the coding sequence TGGGTGGGGATCCCGAAGAGCCTGAGCTTCGGGGTGGATCTCAACGGGTTCGAGCATTACCTCGCGCCGGTGTTCGGCGAGGCTTCTTCCCCGGCCCACGAGGCGGCGGGGGAGGCGGCGGGGCTGGAGTACGGACTGATGGCGCTGGTGCTGGCGGGCGTGGCGGCGGGGATCTTCTTCGCCTATCGCTTCTACGTGCAGCGTCCGGAGATTGCGGCGCGCCTCGCCGGGCGCTTCCCGGTGCTCGCCCGGCTGCTGGAGAACAAGTACTACGTCGACGAGCTCTATCACGCCGCCGTCGTGCGGCCCTACATGGCCCTCTGCCGGGCGCTGCACGGATTCGACGTGCGGGTGGTGGACGGTCTGGTCAACGGCTCGCGGCACTTCACGGTCGGCCTCAGCCACGTCTCCCGCTTCTTCGACCAATACGCGGTCGACGGCCTGGTGAACGCGACGGCTTACGCGACCCGAGGGCTGAGCCTCGCCTTCCGCCGTCTCCAGACCGGCCTGGTGCAGGCGTATCTCAGCGTGTTCGTCTTTGGGATCTTCCTGTTCGTGAGCCTCTACCTCTTCTGGAAGCGTTAA